One window of Thermocoleostomius sinensis A174 genomic DNA carries:
- a CDS encoding PPC domain-containing DNA-binding protein yields the protein METTALRLKPQQDLKQELDRFVQDRSITAACVFTCVGSLTQATLRLAGQPQSTIYQEKFEIVSLTGLMSQTGSHYHIAIADSNGRTIGGHVLEGCLIYTTAEIVIGILPHFSFQREYDSNTGYRELTIDHVSPAMGDIAAANNAQPSQ from the coding sequence ATGGAAACCACTGCACTGCGACTGAAACCACAACAAGATTTAAAACAGGAACTCGATCGTTTTGTGCAAGACCGAAGCATTACGGCCGCTTGTGTGTTCACCTGTGTCGGCAGTTTAACGCAGGCAACGCTGCGGTTGGCAGGTCAACCTCAATCAACGATATATCAAGAAAAATTTGAAATCGTGTCGCTAACCGGGCTAATGTCTCAAACAGGTTCGCATTATCATATAGCGATCGCCGACAGCAACGGTCGCACAATTGGTGGTCATGTTTTAGAAGGGTGTTTAATTTACACGACAGCAGAGATTGTGATTGGGATTCTGCCTCATTTCTCGTTTCAGCGAGAGTACGATAGCAATACAGGCTATCGAGAATTGACGATCGATCATGTCTCACCAGCGATGGGTGATATTGCCGCTGCAAACAATGCTCAACCATCCCAATAA
- a CDS encoding Hsp20/alpha crystallin family protein: protein MSLVRWEPLREINALQRQMNRLFDDVMSPLSRYEDGNFTFFPPVELNETADAVHLKLETPGMEPKDLDVQVTAEAVSISGERKTETKTEENGVTRSEFRYGKFQRMIPLPARIDNQSVQAEYKDGILRLTLPKVEEEKNKVVKVNLG, encoded by the coding sequence ATGTCATTAGTTCGTTGGGAACCATTGCGAGAGATTAACGCGCTACAACGGCAAATGAATCGCTTGTTCGATGATGTCATGTCTCCATTGAGTCGCTACGAAGATGGCAACTTCACCTTTTTCCCACCTGTAGAGTTGAATGAAACAGCGGATGCCGTTCATCTAAAACTAGAGACTCCTGGAATGGAACCCAAAGATTTAGATGTGCAAGTAACGGCTGAAGCAGTCTCGATTAGCGGTGAACGTAAAACGGAAACAAAAACAGAAGAAAACGGAGTAACTCGTAGCGAATTCCGCTATGGTAAGTTCCAGCGCATGATTCCATTGCCTGCCCGCATCGACAACCAATCCGTACAAGCAGAATACAAAGATGGAATTTTGCGGCTGACGTTACCTAAAGTGGAAGAAGAGAAAAATAAAGTTGTGAAGGTAAACCTTGGCTAA
- a CDS encoding DM13 domain-containing protein: MNIQHWLMIGCASVILAGCGNSVSSTQSSAPIAQSPDPVVESPEAVSTEAASPNNIANAEIVKSGSFESGEHPTAGTAQLVRRDGTVVLVFDQSFQTDNGPDLVVALHQSDNVLGSTNPPAYPLSEGDYVVLEPLRSTSGAQEYAVPSDLNPDDYRSAVIWCRRFNATFGAATLQ; this comes from the coding sequence ATGAATATTCAACACTGGTTGATGATTGGTTGTGCTTCTGTAATTCTTGCCGGATGTGGAAATTCAGTCTCATCCACCCAGTCCAGCGCTCCGATTGCCCAATCCCCAGATCCTGTGGTCGAGTCACCGGAAGCAGTATCTACTGAGGCTGCCTCCCCTAACAACATTGCCAATGCAGAGATTGTCAAATCTGGAAGTTTTGAATCGGGAGAACATCCCACCGCTGGAACAGCACAGCTAGTTCGTCGAGATGGAACTGTTGTTTTGGTATTTGATCAGTCATTTCAAACTGACAATGGCCCCGATTTAGTCGTTGCCCTGCATCAATCAGACAATGTGCTGGGTTCCACCAATCCGCCCGCTTATCCTTTAAGTGAAGGGGATTACGTGGTGCTCGAACCGTTGCGATCGACAAGTGGAGCACAAGAGTATGCAGTACCTAGTGACCTCAACCCAGATGACTATCGATCGGCTGTCATTTGGTGTCGCCGATTTAATGCTACATTTGGTGCTGCTACTCTTCAGTAA